A window from Pyrococcus yayanosii CH1 encodes these proteins:
- a CDS encoding OsmC family protein — MTEVRGRVRWVEGEQFIGRIEDDKCSVILGEGGISPMKLLLLSVAGCTAYDVVMILKKMRQPIEGLEVDIKGERREEHPRIYKRIHIHYRIYGNVDEDKARRAIELSQDKYCSASAHLKLSGAEVTYSYEIIPAAGEGIEAQDR; from the coding sequence ATGACGGAAGTCAGGGGGCGCGTTAGGTGGGTCGAAGGGGAGCAGTTCATCGGGAGGATAGAGGATGATAAGTGCTCGGTAATCCTTGGAGAAGGCGGCATTAGCCCCATGAAGCTCCTCCTCCTTAGCGTCGCTGGATGCACCGCCTACGACGTGGTGATGATCCTCAAGAAAATGCGGCAGCCAATAGAGGGCTTGGAAGTTGATATTAAGGGAGAGCGCAGGGAGGAGCACCCGCGGATATACAAGAGGATTCACATTCATTACAGGATATACGGGAACGTGGATGAGGATAAGGCAAGGAGAGCAATAGAGCTCAGTCAGGACAAATACTGCTCCGCATCAGCCCACCTTAAGCTTAGCGGCGCCGAGGTCACGTATTCCTATGAGATAATCCCAGCGGCAGGGGAGGGGATTGAGGCTCAGGATCGGTGA
- a CDS encoding SPL family radical SAM protein: protein MYIRPFDPWRSRLCTCPFKYTLNPYTGCDHACVYCYITGYIPKAFRVRVKEDLLPKLEKELRRFDKRHIIALSYSSDPYPTIERELGITRKVLELFRRYDIRCLLLTKSDMFERDLDILRELRCAIGITVTTADERKAKLLEPNAPPPKARIRALKKAWREGIPVYARIDPVIPFYTWEDFDKTLDALSFVRHITVSTLKLRPDIRARMRAKFPELMEKLETLYTERHEGYLYIRRDMRFKILEEARRKIEAKGITFGSCREGYYSWPTCDGSHLVP from the coding sequence ATGTACATCCGGCCCTTTGACCCTTGGAGGTCAAGGCTCTGCACGTGCCCCTTTAAGTACACCCTCAATCCCTACACGGGTTGCGACCACGCCTGCGTTTACTGCTACATAACGGGCTACATTCCAAAGGCATTCCGCGTTAGGGTAAAAGAGGATCTCCTGCCCAAGCTTGAGAAGGAGCTTAGGAGGTTCGACAAGCGCCATATCATAGCACTTTCCTACTCCTCCGACCCCTATCCGACGATTGAGAGGGAGCTCGGCATAACCCGGAAGGTGCTCGAACTCTTCAGGCGTTACGACATTCGTTGCCTGCTTCTCACGAAGTCGGACATGTTCGAGCGAGACCTTGACATACTGAGGGAATTGCGCTGTGCCATTGGGATAACGGTGACGACTGCGGATGAGAGAAAGGCGAAGCTCCTAGAGCCAAACGCGCCGCCGCCAAAAGCAAGGATAAGGGCTCTGAAGAAGGCCTGGAGGGAGGGCATCCCTGTATACGCGCGTATAGACCCCGTGATCCCCTTCTACACCTGGGAGGACTTCGACAAGACTCTCGATGCCTTGAGCTTCGTTAGGCACATTACAGTCTCGACTCTCAAGCTAAGGCCCGACATAAGGGCGAGGATGCGGGCCAAGTTTCCAGAGCTCATGGAAAAGTTAGAAACTCTATACACGGAGAGGCATGAGGGCTACCTCTACATCCGAAGGGACATGAGATTTAAGATACTTGAAGAGGCAAGGAGGAAGATAGAGGCAAAGGGCATTACCTTCGGCTCGTGTCGTGAGGGTTACTATTCGTGGCCGACCTGCGACGGTTCACATCTTGTTCCATAA
- a CDS encoding 1,4-alpha-glucan branching protein, translated as MKGYFTFVLHTHIPYVRKHGKWPFGEEWLYEAIAESYLPLLMELERLKEKGIKFRLVIGITPILMEQLADGDIKAGFEEYMERKLKKMREDLEKFNDFKLKRAIRFMIGYFEDVYDYWKKIEGDVIGKLRKLQDEGYVEVIASTATHGYLPLLERDEAIEAQIVNGIATYEKHFGKRPKGIWLPECAYRPAGFWRSPSTGEVVWRKGLEEFLKKHGIEFFFVESHLIDEGPATQQYGVILPAKSRKSTLRPYFLKNGIAVFARNRETSMQVWSGDIGYPGDFWYREFHKKAEGSGGQYWRVTGKHIDLAHKEPYEPEKALEKVEEHARHFVSLVKSLLEEFERETGEKGIVVAPYDTELFGHWWFEGVKWLGRVLELMADEGIATTTISEFLNDYRGLRYEIELPEGSWGMFGNHYTWWNPKVEWTWSHIHLAERRMVYLASKYLGEDRFGDRVLEQLGRELLLMESSDWQFLITTGQAKEYGERRVLEHAHYFHRIANALEEYFETGDFREMELLEELEKMDNPFHPIILEPYVSEEPPEVPTYVEPPEVPTGGEEAEVGKNV; from the coding sequence ATGAAAGGATACTTCACCTTTGTTCTACATACACACATACCTTACGTCAGGAAGCACGGCAAATGGCCCTTCGGTGAAGAATGGCTTTACGAGGCGATCGCCGAGAGCTACCTCCCGCTCCTTATGGAGCTGGAGAGGCTCAAGGAAAAGGGAATTAAATTCAGGCTTGTCATTGGGATTACTCCGATTCTCATGGAGCAGTTAGCCGACGGAGACATAAAGGCAGGCTTCGAGGAGTACATGGAGAGGAAGCTGAAGAAGATGAGAGAAGATCTTGAGAAATTTAATGACTTCAAGCTCAAGAGGGCAATCAGATTCATGATCGGCTACTTTGAGGATGTTTACGACTACTGGAAGAAGATTGAGGGAGACGTAATCGGAAAACTCAGGAAGCTTCAAGACGAGGGCTACGTCGAGGTCATAGCATCTACAGCGACCCATGGCTATCTGCCTCTGCTGGAAAGGGATGAGGCCATAGAGGCCCAGATAGTAAATGGGATAGCGACTTATGAGAAACACTTTGGGAAAAGGCCGAAGGGGATATGGCTTCCTGAGTGCGCCTACAGGCCAGCCGGCTTCTGGAGGAGTCCAAGCACGGGGGAGGTAGTCTGGAGGAAGGGTCTCGAGGAGTTCCTTAAAAAGCATGGGATAGAGTTCTTCTTCGTCGAGAGCCACCTCATAGATGAAGGACCTGCGACTCAGCAATATGGGGTCATTCTGCCTGCAAAGAGCAGAAAATCGACTCTTAGACCATACTTTCTCAAGAACGGTATCGCGGTCTTTGCAAGGAACAGGGAAACAAGCATGCAGGTGTGGAGTGGTGATATAGGATACCCGGGAGACTTCTGGTATAGAGAATTCCACAAAAAGGCCGAGGGAAGCGGTGGGCAGTACTGGAGGGTCACCGGGAAGCACATTGACCTTGCCCATAAGGAGCCCTACGAACCAGAGAAAGCCCTGGAGAAAGTTGAGGAGCACGCGAGGCACTTCGTATCACTCGTTAAGTCTCTGCTGGAGGAGTTTGAGAGGGAGACCGGTGAGAAAGGCATCGTTGTGGCTCCCTATGATACGGAGCTCTTCGGCCACTGGTGGTTCGAGGGGGTTAAGTGGCTCGGCCGTGTCTTAGAGCTGATGGCTGATGAAGGCATAGCCACGACGACCATAAGCGAGTTTCTCAACGACTACAGAGGGCTGAGATACGAGATCGAACTTCCGGAGGGCTCGTGGGGAATGTTCGGCAACCACTACACTTGGTGGAACCCCAAGGTTGAGTGGACTTGGTCTCACATCCATCTGGCTGAGAGGAGGATGGTGTACCTCGCCAGCAAGTATCTCGGGGAGGACAGGTTCGGGGACAGGGTTCTCGAACAGCTTGGCAGGGAGTTATTGCTTATGGAAAGCAGTGACTGGCAGTTCCTTATAACAACCGGTCAGGCCAAGGAATACGGTGAGAGAAGGGTTCTCGAACACGCCCACTATTTCCACCGCATCGCCAACGCCCTAGAGGAGTACTTCGAAACCGGGGACTTTAGGGAAATGGAACTCTTAGAGGAGCTCGAGAAAATGGACAATCCCTTCCATCCCATAATCTTGGAGCCCTACGTCAGTGAGGAGCCACCCGAAGTCCCCACTTACGTGGAGCCTCCAGAAGTCCCAACTGGCGGTGAGGAGGCTGAGGTTGGTAAAAATGTTTGA
- a CDS encoding D-2-hydroxyacid dehydrogenase translates to MKVLVAAPLHEKALQVLKDAGLEVIYEEYPEEGRLVELVKDVEAIIVRSKPKVTRRVIEAAPKLKVIARAGVGLDNIDLEAAKERGIQVVNAPTASSRSVAELAIGLMFAVARKIAFADRKMREGVWAKKQAMGFELEGKTIGIVGFGRIGYQVAKIAKALGMKVLLYDVYQNEEKAKEVDGKFVDLETLLRESDIVTLHVPLLKDTYHLINEERLKLMKPTAILINAARGAVVDTNALVKALKEGWIAGAGLDVFEEEPLPENHPLTKLDNVVLTPHIGASTVEAQERAGVEVAKKVVEILKGSS, encoded by the coding sequence ATGAAGGTGTTGGTCGCCGCGCCTCTCCATGAGAAGGCCCTTCAGGTTCTGAAGGATGCCGGCCTCGAAGTAATCTATGAGGAGTACCCGGAGGAGGGCAGGCTCGTCGAGCTCGTGAAGGATGTCGAGGCTATAATCGTCAGGAGCAAGCCAAAGGTAACGAGGAGGGTCATTGAGGCCGCCCCAAAGCTGAAGGTCATTGCTAGGGCTGGCGTCGGGCTTGACAACATCGATCTCGAGGCGGCCAAGGAGAGGGGAATACAGGTTGTGAACGCTCCCACAGCTTCCAGCAGGAGCGTTGCCGAATTAGCTATTGGCCTGATGTTCGCCGTTGCCAGGAAGATAGCCTTCGCAGACAGGAAGATGCGCGAGGGCGTCTGGGCCAAGAAGCAGGCCATGGGTTTCGAGCTTGAGGGCAAAACGATTGGAATTGTCGGCTTCGGTAGGATAGGCTATCAAGTTGCAAAGATAGCAAAGGCCCTCGGCATGAAGGTGCTCTTATATGACGTTTATCAGAACGAGGAGAAGGCGAAGGAAGTTGATGGGAAGTTCGTTGACCTCGAGACACTCCTCAGGGAAAGTGACATCGTCACGCTCCACGTGCCCCTCCTTAAGGACACGTACCACCTCATAAACGAGGAAAGACTGAAGCTCATGAAACCGACCGCCATATTAATCAACGCCGCCAGAGGAGCCGTAGTTGACACCAACGCCCTTGTCAAGGCCCTCAAGGAAGGTTGGATTGCCGGCGCTGGTTTAGACGTCTTCGAAGAGGAACCCCTGCCTGAGAACCACCCGCTCACTAAGCTCGATAACGTCGTCCTGACGCCTCACATTGGAGCATCGACGGTTGAGGCTCAGGAGAGGGCTGGAGTGGAGGTTGCAAAAAAGGTTGTGGAAATCCTTAAGGGTTCTTCCTGA
- a CDS encoding MBL fold metallo-hydrolase, producing the protein MRIILLGSGSYSGTPKPFCGCENCTRARRFPIYRRTRFSLYLGKLKAIVDPSPDLHYHLEHLNEKVEQVLITHPHFDHIAGVPELQIFEKLTFYSHEETLRVVKWLQEAFVGEKRWEHVSLSFGEWKSFGNFNVLHFRTPHKPGDVAGGFVIEIGGKKIGITGDTGPEILKDEKTLESLTDLDLLVVEMTHRESIPGTHLGVEDALRLVELTKPELAVFAHISHNNYPHEILERKVMERGIRGIVGRDFLHLDI; encoded by the coding sequence ATGAGGATCATTCTCCTTGGCTCCGGATCCTACAGCGGAACGCCAAAACCCTTTTGTGGCTGTGAGAACTGCACTAGAGCTAGGAGGTTTCCCATCTATAGAAGGACTAGATTTTCTCTCTACCTAGGGAAGCTTAAGGCGATAGTCGATCCCTCGCCGGACCTTCACTACCACCTCGAGCACCTGAACGAGAAAGTTGAGCAGGTGTTAATAACACACCCCCACTTTGACCACATTGCCGGCGTCCCGGAGCTTCAGATATTCGAGAAGCTTACCTTTTACTCTCATGAAGAAACGCTCAGGGTCGTGAAGTGGCTGCAGGAGGCCTTCGTCGGGGAGAAGAGGTGGGAGCATGTCTCTTTAAGCTTTGGCGAGTGGAAAAGCTTTGGAAACTTTAATGTCCTCCACTTTAGAACCCCTCATAAGCCGGGCGACGTCGCGGGTGGCTTCGTGATTGAGATCGGAGGAAAGAAGATAGGAATAACGGGCGACACGGGACCCGAGATCCTCAAGGACGAGAAGACGCTCGAATCACTCACAGACCTCGACCTGCTTGTCGTCGAGATGACCCACAGGGAATCCATTCCAGGCACGCATCTCGGCGTCGAAGATGCTTTAAGGCTCGTCGAGCTGACAAAGCCAGAACTTGCCGTTTTCGCACACATAAGTCACAACAACTACCCGCACGAGATCTTAGAAAGGAAGGTTATGGAGAGAGGGATAAGGGGGATCGTCGGGAGGGACTTTCTGCATCTCGACATTTAA
- a CDS encoding TIGR00153 family protein: protein MPILGGKEDEVFEKIEEHVEVVGETLGALKELIRAYLDGDVESAEKLVKAVEGKESQADELRREVELMLYGGAFIPANRGDYARLSELIDNVADAAESAAHVLIFAKPDVPADLKMEIWELVEESLKTFDYLKEAVLSLNRDVDDALRLSKKTEEQEEKADKVEYDLLRKIFESSTLSTYAKLIWNQVITKIGDVADRAEDASDQVMLMAIKRR, encoded by the coding sequence ATGCCGATACTGGGAGGAAAGGAGGATGAGGTTTTCGAGAAGATTGAGGAGCACGTAGAGGTCGTCGGGGAGACGCTGGGAGCTCTCAAAGAGCTCATTAGGGCTTACCTCGACGGGGACGTGGAGAGTGCCGAGAAACTTGTGAAAGCCGTGGAGGGGAAGGAGAGCCAGGCTGATGAGCTTAGAAGGGAGGTAGAGTTAATGCTCTATGGAGGTGCCTTCATTCCCGCCAACAGGGGCGACTATGCGAGGCTGAGCGAACTAATAGACAACGTGGCGGATGCCGCCGAGAGCGCGGCTCACGTTCTGATATTCGCCAAGCCAGATGTTCCAGCTGATCTGAAGATGGAAATCTGGGAGCTCGTGGAGGAATCGCTGAAAACGTTTGACTATTTGAAGGAGGCCGTTCTGTCTCTTAACAGGGACGTTGACGATGCCCTGAGGCTCTCTAAGAAGACGGAGGAGCAAGAAGAAAAGGCAGATAAGGTAGAGTACGACCTGCTGAGAAAGATATTTGAGTCCTCCACCCTAAGCACCTACGCAAAGCTTATTTGGAATCAGGTCATTACGAAGATCGGCGACGTTGCCGACAGGGCGGAAGATGCTTCCGACCAGGTTATGCTGATGGCTATAAAAAGGAGGTGA
- the rqcH gene encoding ribosome rescue protein RqcH: protein MKEAMTSVDIRYIVKELRELVGARVDKVYHEGNEIRIKFHKAGEGRKDLIIEAGKRIHLTTYIKEIPTPTSFAMLLRKHLGGAFLSGIEQHDFDRIVKLSFRDYTLVVELFGKGNLVLVGPDGLIIAALRYEEFRDRAIKPKVEYKFPPSRESPLEVSWERFRELVASDDSEIVRVLARKFSIGGLYAEEILLRAGIEKGRKARELTEDELRKIFETMKGLFSAPKRPSIVYKDGQMVDVVPIELKWYDGYERKYFETFSEALDEYFGKLTVEKAKAEKTRKLEEKRKALEISLERIREQMMAFEEEAKKNQELGDLIYANYSLVERLLEELRAAVKKLGWEELERRVEEGKKTGNKAAEVIKGIHPSENAVTVEIDGKAIKLYLNRSLGENAELYYERAKRAKAKLEGARKAYEETKIKIEELERLIEEEGKKVGVKKLERRKKKWFEKFRWFISSEGFLVIGGKDATTNEMVVKRHMEENDIYCHADVYGAPHVVIKDGRKAGERTIFEACQFAVSMSRAWGQGLYSADAYWVYPEQVSKKSPAGEYLPKGAFMVYGKRNWFHGIPLKLAVGVVKYEGDELVMCGPVDAVKAHTNRYVVIRPGDLKKSELVKRIKKILEGWGYKVPEEDLMAILPPGGGEIVEVVG, encoded by the coding sequence ATGAAGGAAGCCATGACGAGCGTGGACATCAGGTACATCGTGAAGGAGCTTAGGGAGCTAGTGGGCGCAAGGGTCGACAAGGTTTATCATGAGGGTAACGAGATAAGAATAAAATTCCATAAGGCGGGTGAGGGCAGGAAGGATTTGATAATTGAGGCGGGCAAAAGGATTCATCTGACCACATACATAAAGGAGATTCCCACTCCAACTTCCTTTGCCATGCTTCTCAGGAAACACCTCGGAGGGGCTTTTCTGAGCGGAATAGAGCAGCACGACTTTGATAGGATAGTGAAGTTGAGCTTTAGAGACTACACGCTCGTAGTGGAGCTCTTCGGCAAGGGCAACCTCGTGCTCGTGGGGCCAGATGGTCTCATAATAGCGGCCCTCCGCTATGAGGAGTTTAGGGATAGGGCAATAAAGCCGAAGGTGGAGTACAAGTTTCCACCGAGCAGAGAGAGCCCGCTTGAGGTCTCTTGGGAGAGGTTTAGGGAACTTGTAGCTTCCGATGATTCCGAGATCGTAAGGGTGTTGGCGAGAAAGTTCAGCATTGGCGGCCTCTACGCCGAGGAAATTCTTCTGAGAGCTGGTATCGAAAAGGGAAGAAAGGCGAGGGAGCTAACCGAGGACGAGCTCAGAAAGATCTTTGAGACGATGAAGGGCCTCTTTTCCGCCCCTAAAAGACCCAGCATCGTTTACAAGGATGGGCAAATGGTTGACGTAGTTCCAATAGAACTCAAATGGTACGATGGATACGAGCGGAAATACTTCGAAACTTTCAGCGAAGCTCTTGATGAATACTTCGGCAAACTAACGGTGGAGAAGGCTAAGGCCGAAAAGACAAGGAAGCTTGAGGAAAAGAGGAAGGCGCTCGAAATATCCCTCGAAAGGATCCGCGAGCAGATGATGGCCTTCGAGGAGGAGGCTAAAAAGAACCAAGAATTAGGTGATCTTATATATGCAAACTATTCCCTTGTGGAGAGGTTGCTGGAAGAGCTCAGGGCCGCCGTCAAGAAGCTGGGATGGGAAGAGCTCGAGAGGCGCGTTGAAGAGGGAAAAAAGACAGGGAACAAGGCCGCCGAGGTTATTAAGGGAATTCATCCCTCGGAGAACGCCGTAACGGTTGAGATAGATGGAAAGGCCATAAAGCTGTACCTTAACAGGAGTTTGGGGGAGAACGCGGAGCTCTACTACGAGCGGGCCAAGAGAGCGAAGGCCAAACTGGAGGGTGCTAGGAAGGCCTACGAAGAGACGAAGATTAAGATTGAGGAGCTAGAGCGGCTTATAGAAGAGGAAGGAAAGAAGGTCGGTGTGAAGAAGCTCGAGAGGAGAAAGAAGAAGTGGTTCGAGAAGTTCAGGTGGTTCATCAGCAGCGAGGGGTTCCTCGTCATCGGGGGCAAGGACGCTACCACAAACGAGATGGTCGTGAAGAGACACATGGAGGAAAACGATATTTACTGCCACGCCGACGTTTACGGCGCCCCCCACGTAGTTATCAAGGACGGGAGGAAGGCCGGGGAGAGAACGATATTCGAGGCGTGTCAGTTCGCCGTCTCCATGAGCAGGGCGTGGGGTCAAGGGCTCTACAGCGCGGACGCCTACTGGGTTTATCCCGAGCAGGTTAGCAAAAAGAGCCCGGCCGGAGAATACCTGCCAAAGGGAGCTTTCATGGTGTACGGAAAGAGGAACTGGTTCCACGGCATTCCCCTGAAGCTCGCCGTGGGGGTAGTCAAGTACGAGGGTGATGAGCTTGTCATGTGCGGCCCCGTGGATGCCGTGAAGGCCCACACTAACAGATACGTGGTCATAAGACCCGGCGACCTCAAGAAGAGCGAGCTCGTGAAGAGAATAAAGAAGATACTCGAGGGTTGGGGCTATAAGGTTCCTGAAGAAGATTTGATGGCTATCCTGCCGCCGGGCGGCGGGGAGATAGTGGAGGTGGTAGGATGA
- a CDS encoding 2-dehydropantoate 2-reductase, producing MKIYVLGAGAIGSLFGALLARAGNDVLLVGRRPHVEAIQRDGLKVIGVEEFTVDIDAAVEIPEEPPDLIVLATKSYSTAEALEAAKKAIGERTWIMSIQNGLGNEEKALKYTKNVIGAVTTNGAMLEAPGRVKWTGKGITVLGLYPRGRHPFVEEVKEEMRRAGLEAFVTENAAGWKWAKAIVNSAVNPIGALLEVKNGYLLENESLLSIVMEVVKEGCRVALQNGIEFEVPPMELLFQTLERTRENYNSMLQDIWRGKRTEVDYINGKIVEYAGAVGLEAPMNELLWALIRGKEALAAGGKNADTGRKGG from the coding sequence ATGAAAATATACGTGCTCGGTGCCGGTGCCATAGGTTCCCTGTTCGGAGCCCTTCTAGCGAGGGCTGGAAACGACGTTCTCCTGGTGGGTAGAAGGCCTCACGTCGAGGCAATCCAGCGGGATGGTCTCAAGGTCATTGGGGTGGAAGAGTTCACAGTTGACATCGATGCGGCGGTGGAGATTCCTGAGGAGCCGCCCGATCTTATAGTATTGGCAACGAAGTCCTACTCTACAGCCGAGGCTCTCGAGGCCGCTAAGAAGGCCATTGGGGAGAGAACGTGGATAATGAGCATTCAGAACGGGCTCGGAAATGAGGAGAAGGCTCTTAAATATACGAAAAACGTTATCGGAGCTGTAACCACGAACGGGGCGATGCTGGAGGCACCGGGACGGGTTAAATGGACGGGAAAGGGTATAACGGTGCTCGGGCTTTACCCGAGGGGAAGACACCCCTTCGTGGAGGAGGTTAAGGAAGAGATGAGAAGGGCCGGTCTGGAAGCCTTCGTAACGGAAAACGCCGCTGGATGGAAGTGGGCCAAGGCCATAGTGAACTCGGCCGTAAACCCAATAGGGGCGCTCTTAGAGGTCAAAAACGGTTATCTCCTCGAAAACGAGAGTCTGCTTTCCATCGTGATGGAGGTCGTGAAGGAAGGATGCAGGGTGGCCCTCCAGAACGGAATTGAATTCGAGGTTCCCCCGATGGAGCTTCTCTTCCAGACCCTTGAGAGGACAAGGGAAAACTACAACTCCATGCTCCAAGACATATGGAGGGGAAAGAGGACGGAGGTTGATTACATAAATGGTAAAATAGTCGAGTACGCGGGGGCCGTCGGGCTGGAGGCTCCGATGAACGAACTTCTATGGGCCCTGATAAGGGGGAAGGAAGCTCTTGCGGCGGGTGGGAAAAATGCCGATACTGGGAGGAAAGGAGGATGA
- a CDS encoding M48 family metallopeptidase, with protein MRLRIGDVEVEYEVVLRPTRYVTIRVNPNGSLTVVSPVEGVDEILKRKARWIRRQLAVVEEGKRLASQGFPLFGRFYKPVRCERTGVEGESLCYSSLRALENFIRNSLKERIGEIVEDVSGVLGVRPRKVFIRVMRTRWGSCSGRGNVAINLAAAALPFDLLHYLVTHEVAHLISPRHDGEFWSAVAKLHPDYREKRGVLKVWWVVVHVHELWREVLG; from the coding sequence TTGAGGCTCAGGATCGGTGACGTGGAGGTTGAATATGAAGTTGTCTTGAGGCCGACCCGCTACGTTACCATCAGGGTTAACCCGAATGGTAGTCTCACGGTGGTCTCGCCAGTCGAAGGCGTTGATGAGATTTTAAAGAGGAAGGCTCGGTGGATACGGAGGCAGCTTGCAGTAGTGGAAGAAGGGAAGAGGCTAGCCTCTCAGGGCTTCCCCCTCTTTGGCCGCTTCTACAAACCAGTAAGATGTGAGAGAACGGGAGTGGAGGGCGAGAGTCTCTGCTATTCCTCATTGAGGGCCCTTGAGAATTTCATAAGGAACTCCCTTAAGGAGAGGATAGGGGAAATCGTTGAGGATGTCTCAGGGGTTCTCGGCGTGAGACCAAGGAAGGTCTTCATCAGGGTCATGAGGACGAGGTGGGGCAGCTGCTCGGGGAGGGGAAACGTGGCGATAAACCTTGCGGCCGCGGCCCTTCCCTTTGACCTCCTTCACTACCTCGTTACCCACGAGGTAGCGCACCTGATAAGCCCCAGGCATGACGGAGAGTTCTGGTCAGCCGTGGCAAAGCTTCACCCAGATTACAGGGAGAAGAGGGGAGTTCTTAAGGTATGGTGGGTTGTGGTTCACGTCCACGAGCTCTGGAGGGAGGTTCTGGGATGA